TCATCCTTGCTCGTCCCATGACGTCGCCCAGCGCCGCGGTAGATCAGGGAAAGGCAGATGAGCGCCGCCTTTCCACGGCGCGCAAGCAGGCGTCTGAAGACCCGAAGAATCCACAGTGGCCCTACGAGGTGGCCACCATTCTCGAGAGCCAGGGCAACGAGGCGGGAGCGGTTGAGCAGTACAAGGCCGCGCTGGCCATCGATCCGGGGTACCCGCCCGCGCTCCAGCGATTTGCCAGCACCCTCATCATGACGAAGAAGTACGATGAGGCGCGCAAGGTTCTTGTCGACGGCATCGCCGCAGAGAAAGACGCCATTGCGCGCCTGAACAAGTCGCGCGCCAAGGACGAGCCGGAGCTGGCCCCCAACCCTGAGTTCCAGGTGCTCCTCTTCGATGCAGACATGGCGCTCGGTGCGTCTCGCTCGGCAGAGGCACGCGAGGCGCTGCGCACGTTGCTGCGCATCAACCCGACGGTGTTCCCGCGCATGGTGCAAGGCTGGGCATTCAACGTGGCGTTCCAGCAGAACGACAAGAAGATGGCGCTCGCGGGCATCCAGGTGGCCATCGAGGAGGCGGGCGCAGGGCACGAGCAGGCTGCCGCGACTGAGCTCGAAAACCTCAAGAAGACGGTGACCACGATCAATTTCAACGCCGGTCGCGCCGACCTCTGGGGCTCCCGAGGCCACAGGGTCTGGGGCGCCTGGTGCGGCACCCGAAGCCGCGGCTCCATCGGGAGCCGCTTCGAGCGCTGCAACAGCCACGCCTTGAGGTCAAGGCCGTGCGTCAGTGACTCAAGGGCGCTGCCTGCGTGCAGCGCCTTTTTCACGCCTCAGGGCTCGGGCTGGTGCTCTGTGGAGGCGTGCTCTCAGGCACGATTGCCCGGCGCTCACGTCTCGTCGGAGATACGTCTGGCGGGCGTCGGGGCGCTTCGCTCAAGCAGGCGACCAATGCCTCTTCATAGTCTCTGATCTTGAAGCCCTGAAGGCGGTAGAACGTATTGCCCAGAACCACGCGCAGCGGTCGGCGCGCGGGTCGATCGAGCGTTGCCGAGGCCACGGCATGAATCGGAAAGCCCTCATGCCCACCCACACGCAGGATGGTGCGCGCCCAGGCGTGCCAGCTGATTCCATCTCTCTCGCCTGAGTTGGTGATGTGGAAGGTGCCATAGGTACCGCCGCGCACCAGTCGCGCGATTGCCCCGGCGAGGTCGGCGCTGTAGGTGGGCAGCATGAACTCGTCTCCCGTGGCTTCCATCGGACGTCTGTCGGCCGCGCTGCTCAGCACCTGACGCACAAAGTCATCGCCGTTCCTCGAGAACACGCTCTGAGTGCGGACGATGTGGAACTTCTTCAGGTGGTTGCGAACCACCATCTCTGCGGCGGCTTTCGAGTGCCCGAGAACGTTCTGGGGATCAGGCTGGTCCCACTCTGTGTACGGCCCCTTCTTGGCGCCGCTGAAGACATCGCTGGTGCTGATGAGGGCAAATCCCGCGTCGTGCTCGAGGCAGGCCAGCACGAGGTTCTGCGTGGTCAGGACGTTCTGGCGCAACGCTTGCCAGGGCTCGCGCTCGCAGGCGTCTGCGTCGAGCATGCCGTCGGTGTGAATCACGGCCCGAGGGCGTAGGCGCATGAACAGCTCATTCACCCGCTCCGGGTCGGTGAGATCAATGCCGCGCTGACTGACCCCCATGATCTCGAGGTCCTGGCGCATGGCGAGCATGAGGTCGCGCCCGATTGGGGTGTCGCTGCCGGTGACGAGAATCTTCAACGAAGCGGTTTTTCGTGCCGCCTGCGGGGGGTTCCTCGTTCGAGACGTCTCTCTGTGCCCTCACGCTCCTTCATGGAGGCTGCGTTTGCCGGGGCGGGCAATTTCTTCTTTTTGAGGAACAGGAGAGCGTTCGGCGTTCGCGGAGCCTCTTGCAGATGTTCGTGGCGCGCTGTCTACCGACTGGGAGCAACGGGTGCGGATGATGCTGCGGGCGACGCTGCGCCAGGCGAGACCGCGGAAGAGGGAGACGGCATCTCAGGCTCCGGTGTGACTGGGGGCGGACGCGCAGCAGGGGAATCGATCTCGATGGCTTGCAGCAGATCGAGCTGCACAACGCGCTCGAGGGACCTTGGCGGTGGACCGCTCGTGTTGCGAAGGTCGGTGATGTGCCAGAAGTCGACGAGTGTCTGCATCTCGTTGAACACGGATCGGGGGTCGAGCTTCTTGTTGTCGGTCAGCGTGAGCAGGTGCTGATGTTCGAGAAGAGAGGCTACCTCAGACGCAGGATGCTGCGCGTCACGCGCGACCATCTCGATGCCGAGGGTGCGGTCCTTGAGCAGTGCAGCCTCGAGCTCGAACCAGTGCTGCATGAATCGCATCACTTCGGCTCTTCGATTGGAAAGCGCGCCATATCCCACCACGCATATGTCGGTGGGCCAGGAAAGTGCGGGCGAGCTTCTCGCGATGACCTTCGCGTCGCACTCGGTCACGGCGGTCTGCACGAAGGGCTCCCAGAGAACAGCGGCATCAACCCTCTTCAACCGCAGCAGCGAGACAGCGTCGCGGGGGTCGTCAACGTCGACGAAGTGGATCTCTGACAGCAGCACTTTGGCCGAATCGAGGAAGTAGGCCAGAAGTCGCAGGCCGCCGCCTCCGCTCACCACAGCGATGGTCTTGCCCTTGAGATCCGCCACCGACTCGCCCCGTGTCGTGACAAGCGCATCGAAGCCTGTGCTCGTCGCGGTTTCGAAGAGCAGTGCCCCAGGGCTCATCCGGGTCGAGGCGAGCACGAATGAGTCGAGGGTGCCACAAGCCGCATCGATGCGGTTGGCGGCCAGCATCTGCCAGCGCTGCGCTGCGTCTGGCACGACGATGCATTCGATGGCCATGTCGTTTGAGTGGTCTGCGATGAACTTGGGAAGCGCGAGGAAGAGCAGCGCGATCCGACGTTCGTCGACAGCGATTCGAAACGTGTTCGGGTCTCGATGCGATGCTGCTGGCGAAGGCGACACCGCGCCGGAGGGCGCAGCGGATGAAGGCCCTTCGTGTGGTGCAGCGGGAGAGGCTTCGGGCGCGGGAGGCGCAGCTGGGGAGCGCATGAATGGCAGACGCAGACCCACCATCCACATCGCTGCGAAGGCGACGAGGGGGGTGAGCATCAAGAGCACGAGGAGTCGGCGAAGCAGTGTCTTCAATGCGTTTCACGTGCGGGAAAGAGAGGCTGCACAACACATTCTCCGATGCACGGTTGCGTCCTGTCGTTCTCGGAGAACGAAAAACCCCGAGCATCTCTGCTCGGGGTTTCTGCAAGTTGCGCTCGCGGTGCGAGGCTACTTCTTGGGTGCCTTGGCGGCGGCCTTCTTGGCAGGCGCCTTCTTGGCGGGGGCCTTCTTGGCGGGGGCCTTCTTGGCAGGCGCCTTCTTGGCGGGGGCCTTCTTGGCAGCGACCTTCTTGGCAGCGGCCTTCTTGGCGGGGGCCTTCTTCGCGGCGGCGGGCGCGCTCGCAGGCTTCTCCGATTTGGACTTCGCGTCGCCGGTCTTTGACGCTCCGGGTTTCTTGTCGTCGTTGGCAGCAGGCACTCGACTATCCTCCATCGTGTTGTTGGTTGCTTCGATCTTTTACTTGAAAAGATCTCACTATGTGGTCAGTATATCAACCTGATCATGAAGTGTCAATAAGAAGTGGAAACACTTGATGTTGCACGCATGCGATCGCACTGCGCGCACGCATCGACCGTGTTGTCGCGAGCATGAAAAAACGGCGCCATTGCGCCGTTTTTTTTGTTGACCGAAAAGCGTTGCGCGTTGCGAGGTCAATGCCGCATCGTGACTTTTTGGAAGAAGTCGATGAGGTCGATCTTCGTGAGGATGCCCTTGGGCTTTCCGCTCTCCTCCGTGATGATGACGGCCGATCGACCCTCGAGCAGCGCCTGGTAGACCGATGTGATCGGTGTATCGAATGCAAATGTGGGAAGCGGCGCAGACATCACTTCAGCGACATCTTGCGAGAGGACGTGCGGATCCTGGTAGATGAGATTCATCAGCGCAGTCTCCTGCACGGTGCCGGCCAGCGCGTCTCCGCCGTTGATGACGGGCACCTGAGAGATGCTGTGCTCACGCATGATCTCGATGGCGCGCGTCACGGGATCGCTGACGGAGACGGCGAGCAGCGGAGGCAGCTCGGTCTTCTTCTGCCGCAGAACGTCGAGCAGCGTGGGCGCTTCGCTCTCGTATTCCCAGAACCCATGCTCCTTCATGTAGTCGTCGCTGAAGAAGCGTGAGAGATAGTTGCGTCCGCTGTCTGGGAGAAGCACGACAACGACCTTCTCATCATCGAGATGACGGGCCACCTTGAGTGCGCCCCAGACTGCGGCGCCGCAGGAACCGCCCGCGAGAATGCCCTCTTCACGGGCAAGGTGACGCGCGGTGATGAACGCGTCGCGATCGCTCACGATGATCTTCTCGTCGATGATCGACAGATCGATGGTCTCGGGAATGAAGTCTTCACCGATGCCCTCGATCTTGTAAGGGCGGATCTTGTCGGTGGTGTAGAGCGAGCCTTCCGGATCGACCCCCACGATCTTCACGCTGGGCTTGCGCTCCTTGAGATACTTCGCGACACCGCTGATGGTGCCACCCGTTCCCATGCCGGCGACGAAGACGTCGATGCGTCCCTCGGTCTGCTCCCAGATCTCCGGGCCAGTGGTCTCGTAGTGCGTGCGAGGATTCGTGGGGTTGGCATACTGATTCGGTTGAAACGCATTCGGGATCTCTCTCGACAGACGCTCCGCCACCGAGTAGTAGCTCTCTGGCGAGTCTTTCGGCACGGCGGTCGGCGTGATGACGACCTCAGCTCCGTAGGCTTTGAGCAGGCGGATCTTCTCCTGACTCATCTTGTCGGGCATCACGAACACGCACCGATAGCCGCGCAGCGCCGCGGCCATGGCCAGCCCGACACCCGTGTTGCCAGACGTGGGCTCGACGATGGTGCCCCCCTTCTTCAGCAGCCCTCTGCGCTCGGCGTCTTCGATCATCTTGATGCCGATGCGGTCCTTGACGCTTCCGCCGGGGTTGAGCATCTCCAGTTTGGCGAGCACGGTGGGGCGAACCCCCACAGTCATCCGGTTGAGCCTGACCAGCGGTGTGTGACCGATGAGCTCGAGAACGTTGCTTGCGAACTTCATGGGGGCTTCCTCGACGAACCTCTGATGTCGCGAGCCGTGGCCGGGCGTGCACGCGGGAAGTGGACGGCCCAAGGGCACTCGCGCGGAGCAGGCGTTGCTTCGCGAACCCAGGACGCGTTCCTCTTGCAAGCGTGCTTGAATCGCTCTCACGCATGGCGATCATCGGAGCTGATCACGACGAGCGTGCTCGGCCTTTGTTGCTGGGGGGCGAGCGCGGATATTCACGGATACAGTGAATCAGGCAGCACGATGTCAGGCGAGCCTGGCACACGCGCGACGCTCGGCCTGCGCGTCAGCTGGCGCGCGCTATTCGATGGGGGCGCAGCCAGACAGCAGCGACAGGACAGCGATGGCGATGCCCAGCAGGCGCCAGTCGTTGTGGCGAGCGATGACGAAGCAGGACAGCAAGGGGGTGCGCCAGTGCATCGGGGGAGACGCTGTGTCGCGCGGGTCGTTCGATGTCATGTTGGATCTCCTTTCGTTTCCGCCGTTTCGTGGGTTGAACCGACTTCGATCTCACGTTCGAGCATGGCCGACTCGTAGGCGTGCGCGAGGACGCCTGCCAGGCGAAGGCCGTCGTCTGCGTCGCGTGCGGGTGAGTGCCCGTGTCTGCGCACACGGTCGATGAACGCGCGGGCGAGTCGCGCGTGCGCGGCCGACGCATCGAGCTGAGGCTGCAGCACAGATCGGGCCCCCTCGATCTCGAGAACCAGCCGGAGCGGCCACAGCGTTGCTCGACCTCGCTCACCGATGACCTCGATGTGCTCGCAGTCGCTCTCCAGATGCTGGGCCCAGGCTGTCTCGATGAGTGCAGATCGCCCTCCAGCGAACCGTATCAGCACCGTCGCCGCATCTTCTACGCACGCGTCGGCGGGATCAGATGGGCGCGATCGCGTCACCGCACTCACGCGTTCGATGGCCGCGCCGCGCATGAACCGCAAGGAGAGATCGAGCAGGTGCGTTCCGAAGTGGAGCAACGCGCCACCACCGCTGCGCCGCCGATCGGTGCGCCAGCCTTCGGGTCTTCCCTCGCGCTTCGCCACAGTCGCCTGCACGTGGGTGATACGTCCCATGATGTCGCTTTCGATGAGTCGCTCGAGATGCATCACGGCGGGGTCATGGCGACGGGGGAGCGCGAGCGCGTACACGCGGTTGCTCTCTCGCGCCGCGCGCGCTATGGCTTCTGCCTGCGCAACGTTGATGCCGGAAGGGGGCTCGCAGAGAACGTGCTTGCCGGCGCGCAAGGCCTGCTCGGCCACGGGAGCGTGCAGATCGTTGGGCAGCGCGATCACCACCGCGTCGATCTCGGGCATGGCGAGAACGTCGTGCCAGTTCGCTGTGGTCTCACGCACACCGAACTGTCGAAGCGCGGCCAGCAGCGCTGCCTGCTGGACGTCGCACACCACGAGCGGGAGCACGTCTTCCATCTGCGAGAAGATCGGCAGATGGATAGCGCGCAGCGCGTGCCCTCCTCCGATGAAGCCCATGCGGATCACACTTGACACATCTGCGCACATTGGCGCAGCGCCATGTTTTCCCTGTCACGATCTGCGCTCGTCACCGTGATGGGAATGACAGGAACGGCGGGAGGACTTGCGGGCGCAACGCCCGTAAGGACGTTGCAGGCGAGTCCCGGCCATCACGACGCTGGGCGCGCTTCGGTCGACGTTCGGTCACGCGCATCGCGGATCGCGCAGCGTGCATCGCTTTGGGGAGAACAAGCATGTCTGACACCTCTTCACCTCATCAGGTGGTCCATTCCGATGGCGCGCCACGTGCCATCGGTCCGTACTCGCAAGCCATCGCCGCGGGGGACTGGATCTTCTCAGCGGGGCAGCTGGGGCTCGATCCGGCCACAGGCGAGCTTGTTGACGGCGGTGTGCAGGAGCAGACCCGTCGCGCGCTCGAGAACATCAAGGCGGTGCTCGAGGCCGCGGGTGCGTCTCTGCGTGACGTCGTCAAGGCGACCATCTACGTTGTCGATCTCGGAGACTACAAGCTGGTGAACGCGCT
This window of the Pseudomonadota bacterium genome carries:
- a CDS encoding gfo/Idh/MocA family oxidoreductase gives rise to the protein MCADVSSVIRMGFIGGGHALRAIHLPIFSQMEDVLPLVVCDVQQAALLAALRQFGVRETTANWHDVLAMPEIDAVVIALPNDLHAPVAEQALRAGKHVLCEPPSGINVAQAEAIARAARESNRVYALALPRRHDPAVMHLERLIESDIMGRITHVQATVAKREGRPEGWRTDRRRSGGGALLHFGTHLLDLSLRFMRGAAIERVSAVTRSRPSDPADACVEDAATVLIRFAGGRSALIETAWAQHLESDCEHIEVIGERGRATLWPLRLVLEIEGARSVLQPQLDASAAHARLARAFIDRVRRHGHSPARDADDGLRLAGVLAHAYESAMLEREIEVGSTHETAETKGDPT
- a CDS encoding cystathionine beta-synthase; translation: MKFASNVLELIGHTPLVRLNRMTVGVRPTVLAKLEMLNPGGSVKDRIGIKMIEDAERRGLLKKGGTIVEPTSGNTGVGLAMAAALRGYRCVFVMPDKMSQEKIRLLKAYGAEVVITPTAVPKDSPESYYSVAERLSREIPNAFQPNQYANPTNPRTHYETTGPEIWEQTEGRIDVFVAGMGTGGTISGVAKYLKERKPSVKIVGVDPEGSLYTTDKIRPYKIEGIGEDFIPETIDLSIIDEKIIVSDRDAFITARHLAREEGILAGGSCGAAVWGALKVARHLDDEKVVVVLLPDSGRNYLSRFFSDDYMKEHGFWEYESEAPTLLDVLRQKKTELPPLLAVSVSDPVTRAIEIMREHSISQVPVINGGDALAGTVQETALMNLIYQDPHVLSQDVAEVMSAPLPTFAFDTPITSVYQALLEGRSAVIITEESGKPKGILTKIDLIDFFQKVTMRH
- a CDS encoding NAD(P)-dependent oxidoreductase, with protein sequence MKILVTGSDTPIGRDLMLAMRQDLEIMGVSQRGIDLTDPERVNELFMRLRPRAVIHTDGMLDADACEREPWQALRQNVLTTQNLVLACLEHDAGFALISTSDVFSGAKKGPYTEWDQPDPQNVLGHSKAAAEMVVRNHLKKFHIVRTQSVFSRNGDDFVRQVLSSAADRRPMEATGDEFMLPTYSADLAGAIARLVRGGTYGTFHITNSGERDGISWHAWARTILRVGGHEGFPIHAVASATLDRPARRPLRVVLGNTFYRLQGFKIRDYEEALVACLSEAPRRPPDVSPTRRERRAIVPESTPPQSTSPSPEA
- a CDS encoding RidA family protein, with the protein product MSDTSSPHQVVHSDGAPRAIGPYSQAIAAGDWIFSAGQLGLDPATGELVDGGVQEQTRRALENIKAVLEAAGASLRDVVKATIYVVDLGDYKLVNALWAEYFPVAPPARTTVQVAALPRGGLIEFDVVAHRQG